The Saxibacter everestensis genome has a window encoding:
- a CDS encoding transporter substrate-binding domain-containing protein — protein MKLNVVAPLAFTVSLVVLAGCSSAADEGSQSASSGKPSVPVSVKVDDSVASQVPDDFAKGVNVAVYSDWAPEEYVEGNQFKGWSVEMAELMSQKMGVGFSYDPSGFDAIIPGLENNRYDIAVASLGVTDERLKSLDFVPLQKEGTAFAWKKGNSSAAVDALDEVCGRSVAVLTGAWEYDYLTSHNKEVCGDKPMDIQQFKDQPSAELAVSSGRVELVAAGSGKLGYAAKQSGALEVGDFIVDPVYNGIGVPKGSELGPVLRDALQSLIDDGTYAKIRANWAASEVGNLDRAVLITEEHPKG, from the coding sequence ATGAAACTCAACGTAGTGGCTCCACTTGCCTTTACGGTCTCTCTGGTTGTCCTGGCCGGCTGCAGTTCGGCAGCCGACGAAGGAAGCCAGTCTGCATCGTCGGGAAAACCGAGCGTTCCTGTCTCCGTGAAAGTCGACGACTCAGTCGCCTCGCAGGTTCCCGACGACTTTGCGAAAGGTGTGAATGTCGCCGTCTACAGCGATTGGGCGCCCGAGGAGTACGTTGAGGGCAATCAATTCAAGGGATGGTCGGTCGAGATGGCGGAATTGATGTCCCAGAAGATGGGAGTAGGTTTTTCCTATGACCCCAGTGGCTTCGATGCCATCATTCCGGGGCTCGAGAATAATCGTTACGACATTGCAGTTGCCAGCCTCGGGGTCACCGATGAGCGACTTAAGAGCCTTGATTTCGTCCCGCTTCAGAAAGAGGGGACAGCCTTCGCATGGAAGAAGGGCAATAGTTCCGCCGCAGTGGATGCGCTCGATGAGGTGTGCGGAAGGTCCGTTGCGGTACTCACAGGCGCGTGGGAATACGACTATCTGACCTCCCACAATAAGGAGGTGTGCGGCGACAAGCCGATGGACATCCAGCAGTTCAAAGATCAGCCTTCGGCGGAACTTGCTGTCTCGTCGGGCCGGGTAGAACTTGTGGCTGCGGGATCGGGAAAGCTCGGCTACGCCGCGAAGCAATCCGGGGCCCTTGAAGTTGGGGATTTCATCGTCGATCCTGTCTACAACGGCATCGGAGTGCCAAAGGGGAGTGAACTCGGCCCGGTACTTCGGGATGCGCTGCAGTCACTTATCGACGACGGCACCTATGCCAAGATCCGAGCGAACTGGGCGGCCTCAGAAGTCGGCAATCTGGACCGGGCCGTGTTGATCACCGAAGAGCATCCGAAGGGATGA
- a CDS encoding transglutaminase TgpA family protein translates to MSTQTRMSPAASDAPEAGTPGETSAAALSLLAGLAVLATSMSFGALFDDLRWLPPIAATIVTVTLAGAAFRAIPALLHTGLAVLVQVVAGGLSIIAIAVPESAVLGFLPTTSTGTALWSVLESGVQGIYQTTSPAASTTGFTTLLAIGAIVITVVVDGLSSDIRAAKVAGIPLLLMYLLPMVINGDGLRWWHFALAAAGYLILLCGQYAATRIDGTAVVAAVTALVLAAAIPGLLPATTNAPLDPRRLGNNGSGTNVTVINPFLDLRDNLASNDNRDVLSYRSSEESPGPIRIVTADRFDGEVWEPSTVSIDRQAVAEDGLPTPPGLNTSIEASQESVYIRIRNLDQDHLPAPYPAVRTENTGRSWVYDRDTLNILGDGVKTSFLRYSVDYLAVKPTPDDLLAAGYQSSALSEYTELPRDLPKVVTDTARDIVGDETNAYAQAVALQRYFRGPDFTYTTDAPPDGGNGALADFLETKAGYCVQFSSAMTVMARSLGIPARIAVGFLPGEQQPNDSWDVTLEDAHAWPELYFPGVGWTRFEPTPGTQSGSAPEWTTGATSDDEETTTTTEPSSEPSASEPSPSESSSAPAEAESDSSSTDPAAFALWWDQWWRLLATVILIGVLLLAPALLRALRSARRWSKVRTWDEQAGIAWRELIDSARDYYIRIDPASTPRAAIEPVVARVNRHDAATAEAARHIVAEFEKSAYGAASETRVAEPALGRKDIAALRKALQATSSSWHRVAAFLLPRSLFGGRE, encoded by the coding sequence GTGAGCACGCAGACGCGGATGAGTCCGGCGGCAAGCGATGCGCCCGAAGCCGGCACGCCCGGAGAAACGTCCGCAGCCGCTCTGAGCCTGCTGGCCGGACTGGCCGTACTTGCCACCTCGATGTCGTTCGGCGCGCTCTTCGACGACTTGCGCTGGCTGCCCCCGATAGCCGCGACGATCGTGACCGTCACCCTGGCCGGCGCCGCCTTTCGCGCGATCCCTGCGCTACTGCACACCGGACTCGCCGTCCTGGTCCAGGTCGTTGCCGGTGGGTTGTCGATCATCGCGATTGCCGTGCCAGAGAGTGCCGTTCTGGGTTTCCTGCCGACGACATCCACCGGCACCGCGCTGTGGAGTGTGCTCGAATCCGGCGTGCAGGGCATCTACCAGACAACCTCCCCCGCGGCGTCAACCACCGGCTTCACCACCCTGCTCGCGATCGGCGCCATCGTCATCACAGTGGTCGTGGATGGACTCAGCTCAGACATCCGGGCCGCGAAAGTCGCCGGGATTCCGCTCCTGCTGATGTACCTGTTGCCGATGGTGATCAACGGCGACGGCTTGCGCTGGTGGCATTTCGCCCTCGCGGCGGCCGGATATCTGATATTGCTGTGCGGGCAATATGCGGCAACCAGGATTGACGGCACAGCGGTGGTTGCCGCGGTCACTGCGTTGGTGCTCGCCGCCGCCATCCCGGGGCTGCTGCCGGCGACGACGAACGCCCCCCTCGACCCCCGGCGGCTCGGAAACAATGGTTCAGGCACTAACGTCACGGTGATCAATCCGTTTCTTGACCTGCGCGACAACCTCGCCAGCAACGACAATCGTGACGTGCTCAGCTACCGGAGCTCAGAAGAGAGCCCCGGGCCGATTCGCATCGTGACTGCGGACCGATTCGACGGCGAAGTCTGGGAACCCTCGACTGTTTCGATCGACCGGCAGGCCGTTGCCGAGGATGGCCTACCGACTCCCCCGGGATTGAACACATCAATTGAGGCCAGCCAGGAGAGTGTCTACATCCGAATCAGGAACCTCGATCAGGATCATCTCCCTGCGCCGTATCCTGCTGTCCGCACGGAGAACACCGGCCGGAGCTGGGTCTACGACCGGGACACGCTGAACATTCTCGGGGACGGCGTCAAAACCAGCTTTTTGCGTTACTCGGTCGATTACCTGGCGGTGAAGCCGACGCCCGATGATCTGCTGGCGGCCGGCTACCAGTCCTCAGCGCTGAGCGAGTACACCGAGCTGCCGAGGGACTTGCCAAAGGTGGTGACCGACACCGCCCGGGATATCGTCGGCGACGAGACGAACGCCTACGCCCAGGCCGTAGCGCTGCAAAGATACTTCCGGGGCCCGGACTTCACTTACACGACGGACGCTCCGCCGGACGGCGGGAATGGCGCGCTGGCAGACTTTCTCGAAACCAAGGCCGGCTACTGTGTGCAGTTCTCGTCCGCGATGACTGTGATGGCGAGATCACTCGGCATCCCGGCCCGGATAGCCGTCGGCTTCCTGCCGGGAGAGCAGCAGCCCAATGACAGCTGGGATGTCACCCTGGAGGACGCACACGCCTGGCCCGAACTGTACTTCCCCGGTGTTGGCTGGACCCGCTTCGAGCCGACCCCGGGGACACAGAGCGGCTCGGCACCGGAGTGGACAACGGGTGCCACCTCGGATGACGAGGAAACCACGACGACAACCGAACCCAGCAGCGAGCCGAGCGCCAGCGAACCTTCGCCGTCGGAGTCCAGCTCGGCACCGGCCGAAGCCGAGTCCGATTCAAGCAGCACGGATCCCGCGGCCTTCGCGCTGTGGTGGGACCAGTGGTGGCGGTTGCTGGCTACTGTCATTCTGATCGGAGTCCTGCTACTTGCTCCGGCACTGCTCCGGGCGCTTCGATCCGCTCGACGCTGGTCGAAGGTGCGCACCTGGGATGAGCAGGCCGGTATCGCCTGGCGGGAACTGATTGACTCCGCGCGTGACTATTACATCCGGATCGATCCAGCTTCGACGCCACGCGCAGCCATCGAACCTGTCGTGGCCCGGGTGAACCGTCACGACGCGGCGACCGCGGAAGCCGCGCGGCACATCGTCGCCGAGTTCGAGAAGTCGGCGTATGGAGCGGCGTCCGAAACCCGCGTGGCCGAACCGGCGCTGGGCCGAAAGGATATTGCCGCCCTAAGGAAGGCGTTGCAGGCGACGTCATCGTCCTGGCACCGGGTGGCGGCGTTCCTGCTGCCGCGTTCGCTGTTCGGCGGTAGGGAATAG
- a CDS encoding DUF3040 domain-containing protein, with amino-acid sequence MPLSEHEQRLLEQLEQQLQSEDPKFANNLGSSPKRSLSARRLTLGILIVVVGLLIVVLAVSQNLIPLGVVGFVAMLAGVSWALSKPKGAIGDGAPVKPATPGARTMRTPTSGSGFMGRLEERWDRRRDNRG; translated from the coding sequence GTGCCACTCTCAGAACATGAGCAGCGCCTGCTCGAGCAACTAGAACAACAGTTGCAGAGCGAGGATCCGAAGTTCGCGAACAATCTGGGCAGTTCGCCCAAGCGTTCGCTCTCCGCGCGCAGACTCACCCTGGGTATTTTGATTGTCGTTGTCGGCCTGCTGATCGTCGTGCTGGCGGTCTCGCAGAACCTCATCCCGCTCGGTGTGGTCGGCTTCGTTGCGATGCTCGCCGGAGTTAGCTGGGCGTTGTCAAAGCCCAAGGGAGCTATCGGCGACGGGGCACCGGTCAAACCGGCGACTCCTGGCGCTCGAACAATGCGCACACCAACATCAGGGTCCGGCTTCATGGGCCGCCTGGAAGAACGCTGGGACCGCCGCCGCGACAACCGCGGCTAG
- a CDS encoding LacI family DNA-binding transcriptional regulator — protein MKPKSASIKDVAAAAGVSRATAARVLGGYGYASGQVHEAVLGAARELDYAPSRMAKAMRTGQSQLIGFVSADITDGLFSEALGGICRIAEPLGYQVVVFNSADRLDGEREGIRNLLSHGVEGLIVSPVVVSQREHLQAAARAVPLVCLDRAPEGLPSVVSDNAGAARRAVQSLVEHGHHQIGLVSSVQAEEPIVIDSSDQILRVLGPDRPSVLRARGFVDGMHDAGLPIGPGQLCFTPHLAEDAQLRVTQWLEAKDGLTAVLAADSYQARYVYRALRLLRRRVPEDLSLIVFSDAEWTEFVVPPLDTISLDGAEMGARAAGALFELIRGSAQATSEVISAIHRPGQSVVTLSAEATAT, from the coding sequence ATGAAGCCGAAAAGCGCCAGTATTAAGGATGTTGCTGCGGCGGCAGGCGTGTCCCGGGCTACTGCGGCGCGCGTACTCGGTGGATATGGGTACGCGAGCGGTCAGGTCCATGAGGCAGTGCTCGGTGCGGCACGAGAGCTCGATTACGCACCGAGTCGCATGGCTAAAGCAATGCGCACCGGGCAATCGCAACTGATTGGATTTGTCAGCGCCGACATCACCGATGGCCTGTTCTCCGAAGCGCTTGGCGGAATTTGCCGAATAGCCGAGCCCCTCGGATACCAGGTCGTTGTCTTCAATAGCGCCGATCGTCTCGACGGCGAACGTGAAGGTATTCGCAACTTGCTCTCGCACGGAGTGGAAGGGCTTATTGTTTCTCCTGTTGTCGTCTCCCAACGTGAGCACCTCCAAGCGGCTGCTCGCGCCGTGCCGCTCGTGTGTCTCGATCGAGCCCCTGAGGGCCTGCCGAGTGTTGTATCTGACAACGCAGGAGCCGCTCGCCGGGCGGTGCAGTCGCTGGTCGAACATGGACATCATCAGATCGGCCTGGTGTCCTCGGTCCAGGCCGAGGAACCGATCGTCATTGATTCGTCCGACCAAATCCTGCGCGTGCTCGGTCCTGACCGGCCCTCGGTTTTGCGTGCGCGCGGCTTCGTTGATGGAATGCACGATGCCGGATTGCCCATCGGACCCGGCCAACTCTGTTTCACCCCCCATCTTGCTGAGGACGCACAGCTCAGGGTCACGCAGTGGCTTGAAGCCAAAGACGGCCTCACCGCGGTACTCGCTGCGGACTCCTATCAGGCACGTTATGTCTACCGGGCGCTGCGTCTGCTCCGACGCCGAGTTCCCGAAGACCTCTCGCTGATCGTGTTCAGCGACGCCGAATGGACGGAGTTCGTCGTTCCTCCGCTGGACACGATCAGCCTCGACGGTGCAGAAATGGGAGCTCGTGCCGCAGGCGCCTTATTCGAACTGATTCGGGGAAGCGCACAAGCGACTTCTGAGGTTATATCCGCGATCCATCGCCCCGGTCAAAGTGTCGTGACTCTGTCTGCTGAAGCGACAGCTACCTAA
- a CDS encoding ABC transporter ATP-binding protein produces MQQPTEGSAEPVGEASELETVLEAAGAEDTTDAAGEEAYDDAGDLTYEPTDAGDLTYEPTDAAELEPAAEDATELATAEPEPAVAVAVTDLGLAVRGRTIYQDVSFTAAAGSLVIVNGPSGSGRTTLLLALAGRMKPTTGHLEVLGHELPRESSTVQRSVALAEMHGVNPLEPALSIHDHVRERISGLSPWYKPMIPARRYQAARTLLEDLAGSVGISASDEATLVRDLHPLERSTVGIGLALLAEPRILVVDNVDSILDAGQRTALWELLRQICADGSTVVASCVELPLPEILDDDRCVRVDLTTTEHI; encoded by the coding sequence ATGCAACAGCCGACCGAAGGCTCTGCCGAGCCGGTAGGGGAAGCAAGCGAGCTGGAAACCGTTCTGGAAGCCGCCGGCGCCGAAGACACGACCGACGCTGCCGGCGAAGAAGCTTACGATGACGCTGGCGACCTCACCTATGAACCGACCGACGCTGGCGACCTCACCTATGAACCGACCGACGCTGCTGAGCTGGAGCCCGCAGCCGAAGACGCTACCGAACTCGCGACCGCCGAACCGGAGCCCGCAGTAGCGGTTGCCGTCACCGACCTGGGTCTCGCAGTGCGCGGCCGCACGATCTACCAGGACGTGTCGTTCACTGCGGCCGCTGGCTCACTTGTGATCGTGAATGGCCCCTCCGGATCTGGCCGGACGACCCTGCTGCTCGCACTCGCCGGCAGGATGAAGCCGACAACCGGCCACCTCGAGGTGCTCGGCCACGAACTGCCAAGAGAATCCTCGACTGTCCAGCGATCGGTCGCGCTGGCGGAAATGCACGGCGTCAACCCGCTGGAGCCGGCACTCTCGATTCACGACCATGTCCGGGAACGGATAAGCGGCCTGTCCCCCTGGTACAAGCCGATGATTCCGGCCCGGCGCTACCAGGCGGCACGCACGCTGCTGGAAGATCTGGCCGGGTCCGTCGGGATTTCCGCGAGCGACGAGGCCACCCTGGTCCGCGACCTGCATCCGCTTGAACGCAGCACTGTGGGCATTGGCCTGGCCCTGCTGGCCGAACCCCGGATCCTGGTCGTCGACAACGTCGATTCAATCCTCGACGCCGGGCAGCGCACGGCCCTGTGGGAACTGCTTCGCCAAATCTGCGCGGACGGCAGCACCGTCGTGGCAAGCTGCGTCGAGCTGCCACTCCCGGAAATTCTCGACGACGACCGTTGCGTCCGCGTCGACCTCACTACCACTGAACATATTTGA
- a CDS encoding PfkB family carbohydrate kinase → MRAVVIGDNIVDLFVEQGQASIGGNCLNVAVHLHRLGISTHYIGSVGDDEVGLAVIDALTQEGLAVDGIERIPGRPTGYARIHHVNGERYFADFDRGASAVSPSVRQWAAVDGASIIHTSYSSLLEDALPRLASIAPVSFDFDAHIDDAYARTLMPHVSHAFFSAAGHAPADLKDYAGRLLSGGVETVTTTLGNEGALHFRSSGAWEQSSSRITAVDTLGAGDAFIAVMLASILNDQAPHESMAQATIRAAEVCKSVGSLGLFIGANLVHEHISPHGRQREKMS, encoded by the coding sequence ATGCGAGCAGTTGTGATTGGCGACAATATTGTTGATCTGTTCGTCGAGCAGGGACAGGCCTCGATCGGCGGAAATTGCCTGAACGTCGCGGTCCATCTCCACCGCCTGGGTATATCGACGCACTACATAGGAAGCGTCGGCGACGATGAAGTCGGACTCGCTGTGATTGATGCCCTGACTCAGGAGGGGCTCGCCGTCGATGGAATCGAGCGTATCCCTGGCCGGCCGACTGGTTACGCGCGGATTCACCACGTGAACGGGGAACGCTATTTTGCGGACTTCGATCGGGGCGCCAGCGCAGTCTCGCCCAGTGTCAGGCAGTGGGCAGCCGTGGACGGGGCGAGCATCATCCATACCAGCTATTCATCGCTTCTCGAAGATGCGCTTCCACGGCTGGCTTCGATTGCCCCCGTGTCATTTGATTTCGATGCACACATCGACGATGCGTATGCCCGGACGCTGATGCCCCACGTGTCACACGCTTTTTTCTCGGCTGCCGGCCACGCCCCGGCGGACCTGAAAGATTACGCCGGAAGACTGCTTTCCGGCGGCGTGGAGACAGTGACGACGACATTGGGCAATGAAGGTGCTTTGCACTTCCGTTCCAGTGGGGCCTGGGAGCAGTCGTCTTCCCGAATAACCGCCGTCGACACTCTAGGCGCGGGAGATGCTTTCATCGCTGTGATGCTGGCCAGCATTCTCAACGATCAAGCTCCGCACGAATCGATGGCGCAGGCGACAATCCGAGCGGCCGAAGTGTGCAAATCGGTCGGGTCGCTCGGACTCTTTATCGGCGCCAACCTTGTCCACGAGCACATTTCACCGCACGGCCGTCAGAGAGAGAAGATGTCATGA
- a CDS encoding amino acid ABC transporter ATP-binding protein: protein MSWPLLKADNIHKYFGSNHVLRGVDLEVRKGQVQCVIGPSGSGKSTLLRCLNFLERPDQGYVYLDGEPIGYAWSGNELREMRPAGLARQRERMGMVFQSFNLFAHLSALDNVKLAPRLVNGISEGVARQQAADLLAAVGLQGKEDHKPAQLSGGQQQRVAIARALAMKPEVMLFDEPTSALDPELVGDVLDVMRGLADDGMTMVIVTHEMSFAADVADQVVFMDEGNVVEAGTPEDIFSRSSHPRTVSFLSRVLG, encoded by the coding sequence ATGAGCTGGCCACTGCTTAAAGCCGATAATATTCACAAGTATTTCGGCAGTAATCACGTATTGCGCGGCGTGGACCTTGAGGTTCGAAAAGGTCAGGTGCAGTGCGTCATCGGACCCTCAGGATCGGGGAAGAGTACTCTGCTCCGTTGCCTGAACTTCCTTGAGCGTCCTGATCAAGGGTATGTCTACCTCGATGGTGAGCCGATTGGTTATGCCTGGTCGGGTAACGAACTGCGCGAGATGCGCCCGGCCGGCCTTGCCCGACAACGTGAACGGATGGGCATGGTCTTTCAGAGTTTCAACCTGTTCGCGCACCTCTCCGCACTGGACAATGTCAAACTGGCTCCCCGCCTTGTCAATGGAATAAGCGAAGGCGTAGCAAGGCAGCAAGCCGCCGACTTGCTAGCCGCTGTGGGGCTGCAAGGCAAAGAGGATCACAAGCCTGCTCAATTGTCCGGTGGACAGCAGCAGAGGGTTGCGATCGCGAGGGCACTGGCGATGAAGCCAGAGGTCATGTTGTTCGACGAGCCGACATCGGCCCTTGATCCCGAACTCGTCGGTGACGTTCTCGACGTCATGCGTGGATTGGCCGATGATGGGATGACGATGGTGATCGTCACTCACGAGATGTCATTTGCTGCGGATGTCGCAGACCAAGTCGTATTCATGGACGAGGGTAACGTCGTGGAAGCGGGTACGCCTGAGGACATCTTCTCCCGAAGTTCGCACCCGCGTACCGTGTCGTTCTTGTCTCGGGTACTGGGATGA
- a CDS encoding amino acid ABC transporter permease, producing MSNVTHAPTDADSARIATSETRVRHLTHPTWWLGGVIVLALIASFLHLLFTNENMKWDVVGEYLFHPEILHGLWVTIELTFLAMVIGLVLGVILAIMRLSRNPLFSAVSWLWVWFFRGVPPLVQMIFWFNLATLIPETKLGVPFSGITWASWDTNTLMTPFSAAILGLALTESAYAAEMIRAGIMAVPRGQVEAASALGISSGKVTIRIVLPQALRIVIPPIGNDLISMLKFTSLVSVLATPDLLYSAQMIYSRNYQTIPLLLVATLWYLVLTTVFTLAQQTVERKVHDRPLIPVQKLTFNPFGARKVVS from the coding sequence GTGTCTAACGTCACGCATGCTCCGACTGACGCTGACTCAGCACGTATCGCGACCTCGGAAACCCGAGTTCGCCATCTGACACATCCCACGTGGTGGCTCGGGGGAGTAATCGTCCTTGCCTTGATAGCCTCGTTTCTCCATCTGCTGTTCACCAACGAAAACATGAAGTGGGATGTCGTCGGCGAGTATCTCTTTCATCCCGAGATTCTTCATGGGCTGTGGGTGACGATTGAATTGACCTTCCTTGCGATGGTCATCGGCTTGGTCCTCGGCGTAATTCTGGCCATAATGCGCCTGAGCCGAAACCCACTGTTTTCTGCAGTCAGTTGGCTCTGGGTGTGGTTCTTCCGCGGAGTTCCACCCCTCGTACAAATGATTTTTTGGTTCAACCTCGCCACCCTCATCCCGGAAACGAAGCTTGGTGTGCCGTTTTCCGGCATCACGTGGGCGAGCTGGGACACGAACACTCTGATGACCCCGTTCTCGGCTGCTATCCTCGGCCTTGCCTTGACGGAGAGCGCCTATGCTGCCGAGATGATCCGCGCTGGAATTATGGCGGTGCCGCGGGGGCAGGTCGAAGCCGCTTCGGCGTTGGGGATTTCATCCGGGAAAGTGACGATCCGTATTGTGCTACCGCAGGCGCTGCGCATAGTCATTCCGCCAATCGGGAACGATCTCATTTCCATGCTGAAGTTCACGTCGCTGGTAAGCGTGCTCGCAACGCCTGACCTGCTATACAGCGCACAGATGATTTACTCGCGGAACTATCAGACAATTCCTCTGCTGCTCGTCGCCACGCTGTGGTACTTGGTACTGACAACAGTGTTTACGCTTGCCCAGCAGACAGTTGAACGGAAGGTCCACGATCGACCGTTGATTCCAGTGCAGAAACTAACATTCAATCCGTTTGGCGCGCGAAAGGTCGTCTCATGA
- a CDS encoding SIS domain-containing protein has protein sequence MIKTVQGRGVVGMQDSIVEDVADVATGATFTAVRRFVADYFTSSTSVIYLVGCGGSLYMFGAMKYLLDDLPVPVITINSAELVARRPAGLGQNSLVIASSTHGTTMETAEAITVARSSEAPVLLVCQNVDSPCAAAAEHIINHNGVEAKQVLLAVIAHELLDTRHVVPRSLPAPDVLAGLGPVFRETNVAWDRELEAVATSIAHAELSFVIGSGPNEGAIDTFASCYLMEMQNLAAVASGANDFLHGTHEMIDDDSTLLVLVGEDSTREIAERAAEFARRFSRKTSVLDTAELPMTGVVANHRSTVSALLFASSVIARLAQRVEAVTEVPLISRKYMWKATY, from the coding sequence ATGATAAAAACAGTGCAGGGACGCGGTGTCGTGGGGATGCAGGACAGCATCGTCGAGGATGTCGCCGATGTGGCAACCGGAGCAACCTTTACAGCGGTACGTCGCTTTGTTGCCGACTACTTCACGTCGAGTACGTCAGTGATCTATCTCGTGGGTTGCGGCGGCTCGCTCTACATGTTCGGTGCCATGAAGTATCTGCTCGATGACTTACCGGTGCCGGTCATCACAATCAATTCCGCCGAACTGGTTGCCCGTCGTCCTGCCGGCCTCGGGCAGAATTCCCTGGTCATTGCATCGTCTACTCACGGCACGACGATGGAGACAGCAGAAGCAATCACTGTGGCGCGTAGTTCAGAGGCCCCGGTTCTGCTCGTGTGCCAGAACGTTGACAGTCCTTGCGCTGCAGCAGCCGAGCACATAATCAACCACAACGGAGTTGAGGCCAAGCAGGTGCTGCTAGCCGTGATTGCGCACGAACTCCTTGATACTCGGCACGTCGTGCCGCGATCTCTCCCGGCGCCTGACGTGCTCGCCGGCTTGGGGCCGGTTTTCCGGGAGACTAACGTCGCGTGGGACCGCGAGCTGGAAGCAGTGGCCACGTCGATTGCCCATGCAGAACTTTCGTTCGTCATCGGGTCGGGCCCCAATGAAGGTGCCATCGACACGTTCGCCTCGTGTTACCTCATGGAGATGCAGAATCTCGCCGCGGTCGCTTCCGGTGCCAACGATTTTCTTCATGGCACCCACGAGATGATCGACGATGACAGCACGTTACTCGTCCTCGTTGGTGAAGATTCGACCCGAGAGATAGCAGAACGTGCCGCGGAGTTCGCTAGGCGGTTCAGCCGGAAAACGAGTGTTCTCGACACCGCAGAGCTGCCGATGACGGGAGTGGTCGCCAACCATCGGTCGACGGTTTCCGCCTTGCTCTTCGCTAGTTCAGTCATTGCCCGGCTTGCGCAGCGCGTCGAGGCGGTCACGGAAGTGCCGCTGATCAGTCGGAAGTACATGTGGAAGGCCACATACTGA
- the dinB gene encoding DNA polymerase IV, which translates to MSRKQLDRSGGDLSSLGADDTGCTILHLDMDAFFASVELLERPELRGRPVIVGGSSHRGVVVSATYEARAYGVHAAMPMTRARRLCPQATVIPPSKGAYSAFSAQVMELIAQRTDQIQKISIDEAFIDVGSAVRRLGSPATIAADLRADVRRHTGLVCSIGVASTLFVAKLASTRAKPDGLLVIPAQRVLDFLSPMQVQALPGVGEKTQASLARFGITTIGDLAATRQSVIQRALGAHGAHLWQLANGIDPRVVSTGGPEKSIGAEETFDIDLSARDELRRELLRLSEKVALRLRSAEFVGRVVVLKVRYSDFFTVTRSRTLDQGTDVASDIYAAVVELFDALRETSKRPLVRLLGVRVEQLSPSASAHRQLTIGEREFGRREAEQASDAARRKFGTDAIRPASLLKRSE; encoded by the coding sequence GTGAGCCGAAAACAGCTGGATCGCTCCGGCGGAGATCTGTCGTCGTTGGGCGCCGACGACACCGGGTGCACCATTTTGCACCTGGATATGGACGCGTTCTTCGCTTCTGTCGAATTGCTGGAACGACCGGAGCTCCGGGGCCGCCCGGTGATCGTCGGTGGATCATCTCATCGTGGCGTCGTTGTCTCCGCGACCTATGAGGCGCGGGCATACGGCGTTCATGCCGCGATGCCGATGACGCGCGCCCGCAGGCTCTGCCCGCAGGCAACGGTCATCCCGCCGAGCAAGGGGGCTTACTCCGCGTTCTCGGCCCAGGTGATGGAACTGATCGCCCAGCGGACCGACCAGATTCAGAAGATCAGCATTGACGAGGCGTTTATCGATGTGGGTTCGGCCGTTCGCCGGCTTGGCAGCCCGGCGACAATAGCCGCCGACCTTCGAGCAGACGTCCGCAGGCACACCGGGCTGGTCTGCTCGATCGGGGTCGCCTCGACCCTCTTCGTCGCCAAGCTGGCCTCCACTCGGGCGAAACCCGACGGCCTCCTGGTAATACCGGCGCAACGCGTGCTCGACTTCCTGAGTCCGATGCAGGTGCAGGCGCTGCCCGGAGTCGGCGAGAAAACCCAGGCCAGCCTGGCCAGGTTCGGTATTACGACGATTGGCGACCTGGCGGCCACCAGGCAGTCGGTTATTCAGCGTGCCCTCGGTGCACATGGCGCGCACCTTTGGCAGCTGGCGAATGGAATCGACCCGCGGGTGGTCTCCACCGGCGGACCGGAGAAGAGTATCGGAGCCGAGGAAACATTCGATATCGATCTGAGTGCCCGCGACGAGCTGCGACGTGAATTGCTGAGGCTCTCCGAAAAGGTAGCGCTCCGGCTGCGCTCGGCGGAATTCGTCGGCCGGGTTGTCGTGCTCAAGGTACGGTACAGCGATTTCTTCACCGTCACCCGATCCCGAACTCTGGACCAGGGCACTGACGTCGCGAGCGATATATACGCTGCCGTGGTCGAACTGTTCGACGCGCTCCGGGAAACATCGAAGCGGCCGCTGGTTCGGCTGCTCGGGGTGCGGGTCGAGCAGCTGTCTCCAAGCGCATCGGCCCACCGGCAGCTCACCATCGGTGAGCGCGAGTTCGGCAGACGCGAGGCAGAGCAGGCTTCGGACGCCGCCCGGAGGAAGTTCGGCACCGACGCGATTCGTCCCGCTTCGCTGTTAAAACGCAGTGAGTAA